A genome region from Lactobacillus sp. ESL0791 includes the following:
- a CDS encoding IS110 family transposase, which produces MDVSSRKSAVCIMINKLAIKQFDITNDAIGFKQLLDELEFYQEQPQIVFEATGVYSCRLQAFLNHHNYRYTMLNPLKAKLQLNQFRKSKTDQHDARDLAYSQFIYHRAPTYLQNPNYQQLGAMSRFYEQLTHDFVSAKNRLHRVLQFIFPELETITSTTNGLNYWRYVQAFTHPQVVKNLGYDAIVKCLLNFHGIGKHRADKLANRLIELADKAYPTVDKDTFEVEEARYYAQRLMLLNRQRKQIIQKMVELAAKLPKNDLKILKSIPGISEITAVRLLGELGDIRRFRNPNALNAFVGLDLRHYQSGEMELTDHISKRGNPIGRKILYHTIGQIDSVRHYEPCHIADYYEKKKRSSQSKSFKKIAIAAVHKLTRTIYYLIVHDQLYDYSVVKK; this is translated from the coding sequence ATTGATGTTAGCAGCCGTAAATCTGCTGTTTGTATTATGATTAATAAGCTTGCCATCAAACAATTTGATATTACCAATGATGCCATTGGCTTTAAACAATTGCTTGACGAACTGGAATTTTATCAAGAACAACCGCAAATCGTTTTTGAAGCGACAGGTGTTTATTCCTGCAGATTGCAAGCTTTTCTTAACCACCACAATTATCGCTATACTATGCTTAATCCCCTTAAAGCTAAGCTGCAATTGAATCAATTCAGAAAGAGTAAAACAGATCAGCACGATGCGCGCGATTTGGCTTACTCACAGTTTATTTACCACCGTGCACCAACTTACTTACAAAATCCTAACTATCAGCAGTTGGGTGCCATGAGCCGTTTTTATGAGCAATTAACTCATGATTTCGTTTCAGCTAAGAATCGTTTACATCGGGTTTTACAGTTTATCTTTCCTGAATTAGAAACTATTACCAGCACAACTAATGGGTTAAATTATTGGCGTTATGTCCAAGCTTTTACTCATCCACAAGTTGTTAAAAATTTGGGCTATGATGCCATCGTAAAATGCTTATTGAATTTCCACGGTATTGGCAAACATCGGGCTGACAAATTAGCTAACCGCTTAATTGAATTAGCTGACAAAGCCTATCCTACAGTCGATAAAGATACTTTTGAGGTTGAGGAAGCCAGATACTATGCTCAAAGATTAATGTTATTAAACAGGCAACGCAAACAAATAATTCAAAAAATGGTTGAGTTAGCGGCTAAACTGCCTAAAAATGACTTAAAAATATTAAAAAGTATTCCCGGAATTTCTGAAATTACGGCAGTAAGACTGTTAGGTGAATTAGGCGACATTAGACGTTTTCGGAATCCTAATGCTTTAAATGCCTTTGTTGGTTTAGACTTGCGCCATTATCAGTCAGGTGAAATGGAGCTTACTGATCATATCAGTAAACGTGGCAACCCAATTGGCCGTAAAATTCTTTATCATACAATCGGACAAATTGATTCAGTTAGGCACTATGAGCCTTGTCATATTGCGGATTATTACGAAAAGAAAAAACGATCTTCCCAAAGCAAAAGCTTCAAGAAAATCGCCATCGCAGCAGTCCACAAACTAACAAGGACTATCTACTATTTGATTGTGCATGACCAATTATATGATTATAGCGTAGTCAAAAAATAA
- a CDS encoding peptidylprolyl isomerase PrsA, with protein sequence MKKYIKKIAAVALVAGMALSTAACSNGGKTVASYKGGKITQDDYYNEMKKSQAGQTTLANMIINHVLDQQYGSKVSSKQVNAQYNKYKKQYGSNFGAVLQQNGMTASAFKDNLKTTLLSEAALKDIKKVSKSQEDSAWKAYEPKVTVQHILVSKKSTAQDIINQLKNGASFASLVKKYSLDPGTKKNEGKLPAFDSTDTSLDAAFKAAAFKLKTGETTKSPVKSQSGYHVIRMIKHPDKGSFASHKKEIDDQIYQSMSQDQETMRSVIATVLKKADVSIKDKDLKNVLSAYVSTSGSSVTK encoded by the coding sequence ATGAAGAAATATATAAAGAAAATTGCCGCAGTTGCACTTGTCGCAGGAATGGCACTCTCAACTGCTGCATGTTCGAATGGCGGTAAAACTGTTGCTTCTTACAAGGGCGGCAAGATTACGCAAGACGATTATTACAACGAAATGAAAAAATCGCAGGCGGGACAAACCACTTTAGCCAACATGATTATTAATCATGTTTTGGATCAACAATACGGCAGCAAGGTTTCAAGTAAACAAGTTAATGCACAGTATAATAAATATAAGAAACAATACGGTTCCAACTTTGGTGCTGTTTTACAGCAAAACGGCATGACCGCATCTGCTTTCAAAGATAACCTGAAGACAACGCTCTTGTCTGAAGCTGCTTTGAAAGACATCAAAAAGGTCAGCAAGAGTCAAGAAGACAGCGCTTGGAAGGCCTATGAACCTAAAGTTACTGTTCAGCATATCCTTGTTTCAAAGAAGTCAACAGCACAAGATATTATCAATCAGCTAAAGAACGGCGCCAGCTTTGCTAGTCTCGTTAAAAAATATTCACTTGATCCTGGTACCAAGAAAAACGAGGGTAAGCTTCCTGCTTTTGACTCAACCGACACAAGTTTAGATGCTGCCTTTAAAGCTGCCGCATTCAAACTTAAGACCGGTGAAACTACTAAGAGTCCGGTTAAATCACAATCCGGTTACCACGTAATCAGAATGATTAAACATCCTGACAAAGGGTCATTTGCTTCTCACAAGAAGGAAATTGACGACCAAATCTACCAATCAATGTCGCAAGACCAAGAAACAATGAGAAGTGTTATTGCAACGGTTTTAAAGAAAGCCGATGTTTCGATCAAAGACAAAGATTTGAAGAACGTTTTGTCAGCATACGTTTCAACTTCAGGTTCAAGCGTAACTAAGTAA
- a CDS encoding HIT family protein, with protein MNKLDEDCLFCKIIRGEVPSYTVFENDDVKAFLDISQVNPGHTLMVPKKHITNFFDYSPEDIKKYLQYIPAIANAIKKFDPKITGMNINSNNGKSANQVVMHSHIHFVPRFEGDGLKLTTRNNADKYTEEDYQAVAAKIREQF; from the coding sequence ATGAATAAATTAGATGAAGATTGTTTATTTTGTAAAATTATTCGCGGTGAAGTTCCAAGCTATACCGTTTTTGAAAATGATGACGTCAAAGCCTTCTTGGATATTTCACAAGTAAATCCCGGCCACACCCTGATGGTGCCGAAAAAGCATATTACTAACTTTTTCGATTATAGCCCGGAAGATATTAAAAAATATCTGCAGTACATTCCGGCGATTGCCAACGCCATCAAGAAGTTTGATCCCAAAATCACAGGAATGAACATTAACTCCAACAATGGTAAAAGTGCCAACCAGGTTGTCATGCATTCACATATTCATTTTGTCCCCCGCTTTGAGGGCGATGGCTTGAAATTAACCACTCGCAATAATGCCGACAAGTATACTGAGGAAGATTATCAGGCAGTTGCTGCTAAAATTCGGGAGCAATTTTAA
- a CDS encoding ABC transporter ATP-binding protein: MVLKIEHLTGGYTGVPVIKDINLEIKPGEALGLIGLNGAGKSTTIKHLLGLLRPQKGTITLNEVNLTAQPTAFKRQVAYIPEMPVLYPELTLKEHLQLTMMSYGLKETEAWPRAQKLLTDFRLADKLDWLPIHFSKGMQQKVMIVAAFLADTALLVIDEPFTGLDPLAVAKLLALIKQAISSGKMVLMTTHVLADAQQAISNYAVLNNGTIEMIGSLTEIRQHYGLKPDDSFDRLYQVLNQEQA; encoded by the coding sequence ATGGTTCTAAAAATTGAACATCTGACTGGTGGCTATACGGGGGTGCCAGTAATTAAAGACATTAATTTAGAAATAAAGCCTGGTGAGGCATTGGGCCTGATTGGCCTCAATGGTGCCGGAAAGTCGACAACAATCAAGCATTTGCTGGGCTTATTACGGCCGCAAAAAGGGACAATTACCTTAAATGAGGTTAATTTAACGGCGCAGCCGACTGCGTTTAAAAGGCAGGTAGCGTATATTCCAGAGATGCCGGTTTTGTACCCGGAATTAACTTTGAAAGAGCATCTGCAGTTGACAATGATGAGCTACGGACTAAAAGAGACCGAAGCCTGGCCGCGTGCGCAAAAATTGCTGACAGATTTTCGCTTGGCTGACAAGTTGGACTGGCTACCAATTCACTTTTCTAAAGGGATGCAGCAAAAGGTAATGATTGTTGCCGCTTTTTTGGCAGACACCGCTTTGCTGGTAATTGATGAACCTTTTACTGGACTTGATCCGTTAGCGGTGGCCAAGCTTCTGGCGCTGATTAAGCAGGCAATTTCCTCTGGGAAAATGGTTTTGATGACCACGCATGTTTTAGCGGATGCCCAGCAAGCAATTTCCAACTATGCGGTGCTTAACAACGGAACAATTGAGATGATTGGCAGTTTAACTGAGATTCGCCAGCATTACGGCTTGAAGCCGGATGATTCTTTCGATCGGCTTTATCAAGTTTTAAATCAGGAGCAGGCTTAA
- a CDS encoding ABC transporter permease, whose amino-acid sequence MAELAKKRLVENFKQSLKYLLLVFNDFFILALIFLFGALMFWYAQAMKEIPANLWFYKLLVGLFLAVPLLIGKLVTLLKKADAQFLFTQDRQMKAYLRPLLLYSMIVPSLILLLLAGILFPFAAIKAGIKPLYYLLAVLLVLVCKFIQLEISKHNLFFSQRLPFWLFNIVSVLFLLAGLYYPLALILGLILVMLAGVLVVKQTGGLFNWRFAIKAEEARKNQVYSLFSMFTDVKERRVTIKRRKYLDWLLPRSLAKENPNKFLYRRSLLRNPEYLNLLVRMTVFAVLISWLVQNWAWALGLSCLVIFLTVYQLLPLTGEFDQNIMYRVYPIERANRGRAMAQVVSEAILLEWGIIAISWKIVLPVGVFRFSAILLLLVFAALVTLGYLPYKIKEGEK is encoded by the coding sequence ATGGCAGAATTAGCAAAAAAACGGCTGGTAGAAAACTTTAAGCAGTCGCTCAAGTATTTGCTGCTGGTTTTCAATGACTTTTTCATTTTGGCTCTGATCTTTCTGTTTGGAGCATTAATGTTTTGGTATGCACAGGCAATGAAAGAAATTCCCGCAAATCTTTGGTTTTACAAGTTACTGGTGGGGCTGTTCTTGGCGGTACCATTATTAATTGGCAAGCTGGTTACTTTACTGAAAAAAGCAGACGCGCAGTTTCTATTTACGCAAGATAGACAAATGAAGGCCTATTTGCGGCCGCTGCTTCTTTACAGTATGATTGTGCCCAGTCTTATTTTATTGCTTCTAGCGGGAATTTTATTCCCGTTTGCAGCAATCAAGGCCGGCATCAAACCATTGTATTATTTGCTGGCGGTCTTACTTGTTTTGGTCTGCAAATTTATCCAGCTTGAGATTAGCAAACATAATCTGTTTTTCAGCCAGAGGCTACCATTTTGGCTGTTTAATATTGTTAGTGTGCTTTTTTTACTTGCAGGTTTGTATTATCCTTTGGCCTTAATTCTTGGCCTTATTTTGGTTATGCTGGCAGGCGTCTTGGTGGTTAAGCAAACCGGCGGTCTATTTAACTGGCGCTTTGCAATTAAGGCGGAAGAAGCACGGAAAAATCAGGTTTACTCGCTATTTAGCATGTTTACCGATGTTAAGGAGCGCCGCGTTACGATTAAGCGGCGGAAATATTTGGATTGGCTGTTGCCGCGCAGTTTGGCTAAGGAAAATCCCAATAAATTTTTATATCGCAGGTCGCTTTTGCGTAATCCGGAATATTTAAACCTACTGGTGCGGATGACGGTCTTTGCAGTTCTAATTTCGTGGCTGGTGCAAAATTGGGCCTGGGCGCTGGGATTGTCATGCCTGGTAATTTTTCTAACAGTTTACCAGTTGCTGCCGTTAACAGGTGAATTTGACCAAAACATCATGTATCGGGTTTATCCGATTGAGCGAGCAAACCGTGGCCGGGCAATGGCGCAGGTGGTTAGTGAAGCAATTTTGCTTGAATGGGGGATAATTGCTATTTCCTGGAAAATTGTTTTACCTGTTGGTGTTTTTCGTTTCTCAGCAATTTTGCTGCTATTAGTCTTTGCAGCTTTAGTGACACTGGGATATTTACCTTATAAAATTAAGGAAGGGGAGAAGTAG
- the trmB gene encoding tRNA (guanosine(46)-N7)-methyltransferase TrmB → MRLRNKPWAVDLVHEHPESVLDWPDPEKRIDWASRFSHPDQLLEIEVGSGKGQFITTLAQEYPEKNFVALELQITAAGMILRTKLANHLDNLQILCADAAEIASFFPPASAEKIYLNFSDPWPKTRHEKRRLTYRSFLCQYQKVLTDKGQIEFKTDNAGLFAYSLLSMNNFGMKFNFVSVDLHHEKPEILAQNIETEYEHKFAAKGNPIYALHAKFETK, encoded by the coding sequence ATGAGATTACGCAACAAGCCTTGGGCTGTTGATTTAGTTCATGAGCATCCAGAAAGTGTGCTGGATTGGCCGGATCCGGAAAAGAGGATCGATTGGGCCAGTCGTTTTTCTCACCCTGATCAACTGCTTGAAATTGAGGTTGGTTCGGGTAAGGGACAATTTATTACGACCTTGGCGCAGGAATATCCGGAGAAAAATTTTGTCGCGCTTGAACTGCAAATAACTGCGGCGGGGATGATCTTACGAACAAAATTAGCGAATCACTTGGATAATTTACAGATTTTATGTGCAGATGCTGCAGAGATTGCTTCTTTCTTTCCTCCCGCTTCAGCTGAAAAAATTTATCTGAATTTTAGTGACCCATGGCCGAAAACGCGTCATGAAAAACGACGTTTAACTTACAGGTCATTTTTATGTCAATATCAAAAAGTACTGACTGACAAGGGGCAAATTGAGTTTAAAACCGATAATGCGGGCTTGTTTGCCTATTCTCTTCTCAGTATGAACAATTTTGGCATGAAGTTTAACTTTGTCTCAGTCGATCTGCATCATGAAAAACCGGAGATTTTAGCACAAAATATTGAAACCGAGTATGAACATAAATTTGCGGCTAAAGGTAACCCGATTTATGCCCTGCATGCAAAATTTGAAACAAAATGA
- a CDS encoding thioredoxin family protein, with product MEQIKKLDQNKLTEITKSGRVVLEFSADWCPDCRFLAPFMPEIEADFSDSKFYQIDRDGAVDVAKELNIMGIPSFVVYQDGQEIGRLVNKDRKTKQEVEDFLRSLD from the coding sequence ATGGAACAAATTAAAAAATTAGATCAAAATAAGTTGACAGAAATTACTAAATCGGGTCGGGTTGTGCTGGAATTTTCTGCTGACTGGTGCCCAGACTGCCGTTTTTTGGCTCCGTTTATGCCGGAAATTGAAGCAGATTTTTCTGACAGCAAGTTTTATCAGATTGACCGTGATGGTGCCGTTGATGTGGCTAAAGAATTGAATATTATGGGAATTCCTTCATTTGTTGTCTACCAAGATGGGCAAGAAATTGGTAGACTAGTCAATAAGGATCGCAAAACTAAACAAGAAGTTGAAGACTTTTTGCGGTCGCTAGACTAA
- the ytpR gene encoding YtpR family tRNA-binding protein yields the protein MITSINKRSYPNTLIVILAQDNGKSEFEEKDDVTRITDEEGNLIGFNFFNVEQLIDYDKLPDGQVRLTDKELAALNDKIAAAGFNDKLAYGRPTLVYGYVKTCDPHPDSDHLHVTTVDVGNEEHQIVCGAPNIAQGQKVVVALPGTLMPNGQQIWPGSLRGVDSYGMICSARELGLKHAPQKRGIMVVPDNFATGGEFEPTKCDELLASGDITL from the coding sequence ATGATTACGAGCATTAATAAGCGCAGTTATCCCAATACGTTAATCGTTATTTTGGCACAAGATAACGGTAAGAGTGAATTTGAAGAAAAAGATGATGTCACCAGAATTACGGATGAAGAAGGTAATTTAATTGGTTTTAACTTTTTCAATGTTGAACAGTTAATTGACTATGATAAATTGCCCGATGGACAGGTTAGGCTGACTGATAAGGAGCTGGCAGCGCTGAATGACAAGATAGCTGCTGCAGGTTTTAATGATAAATTGGCTTATGGCAGGCCGACTTTGGTATACGGTTATGTTAAAACATGCGACCCGCATCCGGATTCTGATCACCTTCATGTAACAACAGTTGATGTTGGTAATGAAGAACACCAAATTGTGTGCGGTGCACCGAATATTGCTCAGGGGCAAAAAGTGGTTGTCGCATTGCCGGGAACACTGATGCCGAACGGCCAGCAAATTTGGCCAGGCAGTTTGCGCGGTGTCGATTCATATGGGATGATCTGTTCAGCACGTGAGCTTGGTTTAAAGCATGCCCCGCAAAAACGCGGCATCATGGTTGTGCCGGATAATTTTGCAACCGGCGGCGAGTTTGAGCCGACTAAGTGTGATGAGCTGTTAGCTAGTGGGGACATTACCTTATAG
- the wecB gene encoding non-hydrolyzing UDP-N-acetylglucosamine 2-epimerase yields the protein MTKIKVMTVFGTRPEAIKMAPLVLKLKADDRFDEVTVVSAQHREMLDQVLEIFKIKPDYDFNIMRQKQTLEEITSKVMLDLAQVIHQEQPDLVLVHGDTTTSFAASLAAFYEQKTLGHVEAGLRTWNKYSPFPEEMNRQMTDDLSDLYFAPTKLSKENLLKENHSGKNIFVTGNTAIDALQQTVQEDYHHQVLDEISPGNRVILVTMHRRENQGEPMKRVFKVMKEVVDSHEDVEIIYPVHLSPAVQKTAHEILDDDPRIHLISPLDVVDFHNLAKRSYFIMTDSGGVQEEAPSLGKPVLVLRDTTERPEGVAAGTLKLVGTQTAAVKQAMLELLENKEVYQAMADAKNPYGDGKASDRIINAIAYYFSDKKGAKPRDFA from the coding sequence ATGACAAAAATTAAAGTAATGACCGTTTTTGGCACGCGGCCAGAAGCAATTAAAATGGCCCCGCTTGTTCTTAAATTAAAGGCGGATGATCGGTTTGATGAGGTAACGGTTGTCAGTGCGCAGCACCGGGAAATGCTGGATCAGGTGCTGGAAATTTTTAAAATTAAGCCGGACTATGATTTTAATATCATGCGGCAAAAGCAAACTTTGGAAGAAATTACCAGCAAGGTCATGTTAGATCTGGCCCAGGTAATTCATCAGGAACAGCCGGATCTTGTTTTGGTTCATGGTGATACTACAACCAGTTTTGCGGCTAGCCTTGCGGCTTTTTACGAACAGAAGACTTTAGGGCACGTTGAAGCGGGTCTAAGGACTTGGAATAAGTATTCGCCGTTTCCCGAAGAGATGAACCGTCAGATGACAGATGACTTGTCTGACTTGTACTTTGCGCCGACCAAGCTCAGCAAGGAAAATCTGCTTAAGGAAAATCATTCAGGCAAAAATATTTTCGTTACCGGCAATACGGCAATTGATGCGCTCCAGCAAACGGTGCAAGAGGATTACCACCACCAAGTCTTGGATGAGATTAGCCCGGGTAATCGGGTAATTCTGGTGACCATGCACCGCCGAGAAAATCAGGGTGAGCCGATGAAGCGGGTCTTTAAGGTAATGAAAGAAGTGGTTGACAGCCACGAGGATGTTGAGATTATTTATCCGGTTCATTTGTCGCCAGCTGTGCAGAAAACGGCACACGAAATTTTGGATGATGATCCGCGAATTCATCTGATTTCGCCGCTTGACGTGGTTGATTTCCATAATCTTGCTAAACGCAGCTATTTTATTATGACCGATTCCGGTGGGGTGCAGGAAGAGGCGCCATCGCTAGGAAAGCCGGTGCTAGTTTTGCGGGATACGACGGAGCGGCCTGAAGGAGTTGCAGCCGGAACGCTCAAATTAGTTGGCACACAGACTGCAGCTGTTAAACAGGCAATGCTGGAATTACTGGAAAATAAGGAAGTGTATCAGGCAATGGCTGATGCGAAAAATCCATACGGCGACGGCAAGGCCAGCGACCGGATTATAAATGCGATTGCTTATTATTTTTCTGATAAAAAAGGTGCAAAGCCGCGAGATTTTGCGTAA
- a CDS encoding type II toxin-antitoxin system HicB family antitoxin encodes MKDLELLTYPIILRPEEKGMYLVNIPDIGNEDGLWTEGTDLANAIFMASDAIGCVLYDAVDYPKSSKLEDIKTVKNEIKTVVSVNMREYRHRNSKKIRKEVLVPDYLVDLGKKKQLDLSQVLTDALEAKLE; translated from the coding sequence ATGAAAGACTTAGAATTATTAACTTACCCAATTATTTTACGTCCTGAGGAAAAAGGAATGTATCTGGTCAATATTCCTGATATCGGCAATGAAGATGGTCTTTGGACAGAAGGTACAGATTTAGCTAACGCAATTTTTATGGCTAGTGATGCGATTGGCTGTGTTTTGTATGATGCGGTGGATTATCCTAAGTCTTCCAAGCTTGAAGATATTAAAACAGTTAAAAATGAAATAAAAACTGTCGTTTCTGTCAATATGAGAGAATACCGACATCGTAATTCAAAAAAAATTCGTAAAGAAGTTTTGGTACCAGATTATTTGGTGGACTTGGGTAAGAAAAAACAGCTTGATCTGTCTCAGGTGCTAACCGATGCGCTTGAAGCTAAGCTGGAATAA
- a CDS encoding GtrA family protein, with protein MTKERNRTSSGDPNIRTLGAKLIRRHRNLFVYMVFGFIAALINTVVFMMLHQWWHSVVVVSNTIAFIISNLASFFFNQKAVFINNVDEEHTTWHKLVVFFAYRIISLIPDTLIMLVGLSWLHLNALLVKIVDQVLVGIFNYLTTRSVFQAQETTMVERAKRKIQEKRHSR; from the coding sequence ATGACTAAGGAAAGAAACAGAACTTCTTCAGGCGACCCCAATATCCGCACTTTGGGGGCAAAATTAATTAGACGGCACCGTAATTTGTTTGTCTACATGGTCTTTGGCTTCATTGCCGCCCTGATTAATACTGTCGTTTTCATGATGCTGCACCAGTGGTGGCACAGTGTTGTGGTTGTTTCCAACACGATTGCGTTCATTATTTCCAATTTGGCATCGTTCTTCTTTAATCAGAAGGCTGTTTTTATTAATAATGTGGACGAAGAACATACAACTTGGCATAAGCTGGTAGTCTTCTTTGCCTACCGTATTATTAGTTTAATTCCCGATACATTGATCATGCTAGTTGGGCTATCCTGGCTGCACTTGAACGCACTGCTTGTGAAAATTGTCGATCAGGTTCTGGTGGGGATTTTCAACTATTTAACGACAAGATCAGTTTTTCAGGCTCAGGAAACCACGATGGTTGAGCGGGCTAAAAGAAAAATTCAAGAAAAACGGCATAGCAGATAA
- a CDS encoding flavodoxin domain-containing protein encodes MKARIVYASMTGNDADMAEILEEDLQDYGFEVETSEASFTDASDYLTTDLCIFITYTYGEGKMTDDVADFYDQLQELDLTGKFFAVMGSGDKSYGEHFCENVLDFEKMFKQLGAQEVTKAVLIENAPDDDAIDQIDQAAKEMADKLND; translated from the coding sequence ATGAAAGCTAGAATTGTTTATGCTAGTATGACCGGAAACGATGCAGACATGGCGGAAATTCTTGAGGAAGATTTACAAGATTATGGATTCGAGGTGGAAACTAGTGAGGCTAGTTTTACCGACGCTAGTGACTATTTGACAACTGATTTATGTATTTTTATCACCTATACCTACGGCGAGGGCAAAATGACCGATGATGTTGCTGACTTTTATGACCAGCTTCAAGAACTTGACCTTACTGGCAAGTTTTTTGCAGTAATGGGTAGTGGTGATAAAAGTTATGGTGAACATTTTTGTGAAAATGTGCTTGATTTTGAAAAGATGTTCAAGCAACTCGGTGCTCAAGAAGTTACTAAGGCAGTTCTAATTGAAAATGCACCGGATGATGACGCGATCGACCAGATTGATCAGGCGGCAAAGGAAATGGCTGATAAACTAAATGACTAA
- the map gene encoding type I methionyl aminopeptidase: protein MITIKSIRELKGMQASGRLLASMFEGLREVIKPGITTWKIEEFCQEFVKNRGGRLSEQGFEGYQYGTCISVNDQIAHATPRKDFVLKEGDLVKVDVTCNLDGFETDSCTTYPVGKISKEDQDLMDVTKKAMYLGIDQAILGNRVGDIGAVIQNFVEEEHHYGDVRELVGHGIQPSIHEDPEVPHWGKAGHGIRLREGMTITCEPMVEAGGDWRIVQKSVADPKDDWVYYATPDGSKSAQFEHTFAITKDGPKILTLQKPYDGYEKYLPHFDEMDD, encoded by the coding sequence TTGATTACAATAAAATCTATTCGTGAACTTAAAGGGATGCAGGCTTCAGGCAGGCTGCTAGCTTCAATGTTTGAAGGTCTGCGTGAAGTAATTAAGCCGGGGATTACAACCTGGAAAATTGAAGAGTTTTGTCAAGAATTTGTTAAGAACCGGGGCGGTCGGCTGTCGGAACAAGGCTTTGAGGGCTACCAGTATGGCACCTGCATTTCTGTTAATGACCAAATTGCTCACGCCACACCCAGAAAGGATTTTGTCCTGAAAGAGGGCGACCTGGTTAAAGTCGATGTCACTTGTAATTTAGATGGTTTTGAAACGGATTCCTGTACGACTTATCCAGTAGGCAAGATCTCTAAAGAAGATCAGGATTTGATGGACGTTACCAAGAAGGCGATGTACCTTGGAATTGACCAGGCGATTTTAGGAAACCGCGTTGGCGATATTGGTGCAGTAATTCAAAATTTTGTTGAAGAAGAGCACCATTACGGTGATGTGCGCGAACTTGTCGGACACGGCATCCAGCCAAGTATCCACGAAGACCCTGAGGTGCCTCATTGGGGTAAGGCCGGTCATGGAATTAGGCTGCGTGAAGGCATGACCATCACCTGTGAGCCAATGGTTGAAGCCGGTGGCGATTGGCGGATCGTCCAAAAGTCGGTTGCCGATCCCAAAGATGACTGGGTTTATTACGCAACGCCGGACGGTTCAAAATCGGCGCAATTTGAACACACTTTTGCCATTACTAAGGATGGTCCCAAGATTTTAACACTGCAGAAACCTTACGACGGCTATGAAAAATATTTGCCGCATTTTGACGAGATGGATGATTAG
- a CDS encoding YihY/virulence factor BrkB family protein: protein MQATRAAINRRIGQFYKLVSRKFGQGEVIASSIVIAYYILFSIFPIIIIIGNVLPLFHIDTGPIASYVNLIFPDRIAKFIMPIVNSLLKSNSTGYISFGIVVALWSFSSLVNAIRIGMNRIYGVHAIELKQKLLVTVWTRSITILLTTLMILLFTLLGVVFLFGQQVLDFLQPIFSFSVDEVKKIFNYRYPVVIIILIIAVYYLNYVLPNIKLKKRIIWPGVVTTVIGWLLLSYLFSFYLHHFHISWENYGIIGTFIIFMLWLNISSVLLLVGCCVNSALVEMKYGKVQYSAGKLAEYFRQKRRH, encoded by the coding sequence ATGCAAGCAACTAGGGCGGCAATTAATCGGCGGATTGGCCAATTTTATAAATTAGTATCACGCAAATTTGGTCAGGGCGAAGTAATCGCGAGCTCGATTGTGATTGCCTATTATATTTTGTTCTCGATTTTTCCGATTATCATTATTATCGGGAACGTTTTGCCGCTGTTTCACATTGATACGGGGCCGATAGCAAGTTATGTGAATCTGATTTTTCCCGACCGGATTGCCAAGTTTATCATGCCGATTGTTAATTCACTCCTTAAGAGTAACTCAACGGGTTATATTTCGTTTGGTATTGTGGTCGCCCTCTGGTCGTTTTCGTCGCTTGTAAATGCCATCAGAATCGGGATGAACCGGATATATGGGGTTCACGCGATTGAACTAAAACAAAAATTGCTGGTAACAGTGTGGACGCGCTCGATCACAATTTTACTGACGACATTAATGATTTTACTTTTTACTTTGTTGGGTGTGGTTTTCTTATTTGGCCAACAAGTTCTGGATTTTCTTCAGCCGATTTTTTCGTTTTCGGTTGATGAAGTGAAAAAAATCTTTAATTACCGTTATCCTGTTGTCATCATCATTTTGATTATTGCGGTCTATTATTTGAATTATGTTTTGCCCAATATCAAATTGAAAAAACGAATTATCTGGCCGGGGGTTGTTACAACAGTAATTGGCTGGCTGCTGTTATCTTATCTTTTTAGTTTTTACCTGCACCATTTTCACATTAGCTGGGAAAATTACGGCATTATCGGCACTTTTATTATTTTTATGCTCTGGCTTAATATTTCTTCGGTCCTTTTGCTGGTTGGCTGCTGCGTCAATTCGGCATTGGTGGAAATGAAGTATGGTAAAGTTCAGTATTCAGCGGGGAAATTGGCTGAGTATTTTCGCCAAAAACGCCGTCATTAG